Within Myxocyprinus asiaticus isolate MX2 ecotype Aquarium Trade chromosome 18, UBuf_Myxa_2, whole genome shotgun sequence, the genomic segment ACATTTTAACTACCTGGAGCGTTTACCTGACCAGCTGCTCCTTAAGATCCTGTCCTACTTGTCCTGCCAGGACACTGGCCACCTCAGCCAAACCTCAAGCAGGTTTAGGAAGGTTAGAACAATACCTGGCCCTTTTCCAGAACAACTGCATGTCAACCAGATCATGTTTATGTAAATGCTGTTTCAAAAACAGTGTATGAATGTTGTGATATATTCACGATTGTAATATGTTGtaatattagtggtgcttgctaaggtaaGCATGGCCATAACTATTGCTCtaacttaaagggattgttcacctaaaaatgaaaaattctctcgtcatttcctcaccctcatgccatcccaagatgtgtatgactttctttcttctgcagaacacaaacaaagatttttagaagaatatttcagctctgtaggtctatgcaatgcaagtgaatgggtgccaacattttgaagcaccaaaaagcagataaaggcagcataaaagtaattcgtacgactccagtggttaaatacatatcttcagaagtgatatgataagtgtgggtccttttttttactataaattctcctcccagcgcagtaggtggtgatgtgcacgaagaatgcgaattgccaaaaacaaaagaagaacaatgtgagagtggagatttatagtaaaaaaggacttaaatattgatctgtttctcacccacacttataatatCGCTTCccaaaatatggatttaaccactggattcatatgggttatgtttatgctgcctttatgtgatttttagagcttcaaagaaataaaaattctcactCAGAAAtttggtcttgttttccagttaaaatatgccaacaacaagatacataaaatagtattgttttcagaaaaatctagCACAATTTGGAAGGTATATGCtttaaatgagagagagagagagagagagagagagagagagattgagagagagagaactttttTCAAAGGGGTAAGAAAAAACTTAATTCAACTtaaattttactggaaaacaagataaaaaatacTAAGAAAAAGAGACTACTGTCCCTCATACTGGTACACTGCTTTGTCCCAATAGTGAATGATTATTCTTTATAATTGTCCAGCTTGCTTTACAAGtgtatttatattaatatgtgtgtatttatgtgtgtgcagCTGTGTAACTCAGAGGAGTTCTGGAAGCAGATTGTCCTGAGACATTGTGACATGATAACAGAAGACATGGAGATGCTGGCGAAGGGCATGGGCTGGAGGAACATCTTCTTGAAGTTTTACTATAATAAAGAAGAGCATGGCAGCACGGCCCATCCCGCAGAAGAAGAAGACAAACCCAGTACTGCTGCATCTCCATGAACTATTAAATACAGTTCATTCTCAAAGAATCAAGACAATCATTTCATTCTGAGGCTATTCTTGTTTGCAACTTCACTACATTGATTCAATTGAAATTCACTCATAATCTTGTGTGCTGTGAGTGCCAATGTTGTTGCTAATATgtagctttttttctttctttttttttttaaaccaatgcCTCTCGAAGATGAAGAATGGTAAGATTCCgttttaattttgattttatatttacaaaatgtataagtatacattttatatttacgaTTCATGTTTATATGGCACTCACTAGACTGATATGGGGctatacaatttttttattcttaatcAACGTAGATTtccatacatactgtattttatacaaattatatttttgtatatatttctaGAAAAATAAAATCATCCGCATAAAATGACGCTCATACGTCATCATTCTGCGCATTTGTCCCAATCTAAAAGCACGTCTGTCCTCTGGTGGTGGGGATCTGTACTGCTTTTGTTCTTCATGGCTGCACTGTGGAGACTGACCAGCAGATGACGCAACGAA encodes:
- the fbxo36a gene encoding F-box only protein 36a; this translates as MASLLGEVLFEADGQGTAPNKDFYQIIITQNEVIWRWWKISIRSEFRGTPPGEIKQSHNDFLQDDRLQEQVGVVFGPRTLEYILALCQGHFNYLERLPDQLLLKILSYLSCQDTGHLSQTSSRFRKLCNSEEFWKQIVLRHCDMITEDMEMLAKGMGWRNIFLKFYYNKEEHGSTAHPAEEEDKPSTAASP